One Bradyrhizobium sp. ISRA464 genomic window carries:
- a CDS encoding branched-chain amino acid ABC transporter permease: MFKLLDGPQTLGRGKIFWSCFLAVLACALIYPLFADSYDVGNFAYFLIWIFMALGLCLMWGYGGMLSFGQTFFFGIAGYGYGVLAINMGGGTTTIAALVLSVLIAMVAAGILGYFMIWGGISGIFFGIVTLSATLVLAFFLGQTAGPEWHIGPARLNGFNGMKGMDPLAIGDFYIEGSALYYIMIALIVIVYFALRMLVNSSVGNVIVATRENPQRAEMLGYDVRKYQLLTFVIGSGLAGLSGALYTSWGQFITPSSIGLPAAAMPIVWVAFSGRSDLTATLVGSFLLLFGFQTITVYSQQAALVLMGALLLATVMLAPQGFVLGIGKLVVDWWTRRQRREPASTLADAGRLQSDET; this comes from the coding sequence ATGTTCAAGCTGCTCGACGGTCCGCAGACGCTCGGACGAGGCAAGATCTTCTGGTCCTGCTTCCTTGCCGTGCTGGCATGCGCGCTGATCTATCCGCTGTTTGCCGACTCCTATGATGTCGGCAACTTCGCCTATTTCCTGATCTGGATCTTCATGGCGCTCGGCCTCTGCCTGATGTGGGGCTATGGCGGCATGCTGTCGTTCGGCCAGACCTTCTTCTTCGGCATCGCCGGCTACGGCTATGGCGTGCTCGCGATCAACATGGGCGGCGGGACGACGACGATCGCAGCGCTCGTTCTCTCCGTGCTCATCGCGATGGTCGCGGCCGGGATCCTCGGCTACTTCATGATCTGGGGCGGCATCAGCGGCATCTTCTTCGGCATCGTGACGCTGTCGGCGACGCTGGTGCTTGCGTTCTTCCTCGGGCAGACGGCCGGGCCGGAATGGCATATCGGCCCGGCGCGGCTGAACGGCTTCAATGGCATGAAGGGCATGGACCCGCTGGCAATCGGTGACTTCTACATCGAAGGATCGGCGCTCTATTACATTATGATCGCGCTGATCGTGATCGTTTATTTCGCGCTGCGCATGCTGGTGAACTCGAGCGTCGGCAACGTGATCGTCGCCACGCGGGAAAATCCGCAGCGCGCCGAGATGCTCGGCTACGACGTGCGCAAATACCAGCTCCTGACCTTCGTGATCGGCAGCGGTCTCGCTGGGCTCAGCGGTGCGCTGTACACCTCCTGGGGACAGTTCATCACCCCATCGAGCATTGGCCTTCCGGCGGCGGCGATGCCGATCGTGTGGGTCGCGTTCTCCGGGCGCAGCGATCTGACCGCGACGCTTGTCGGATCATTCCTGCTGCTGTTCGGCTTCCAGACCATCACGGTCTACAGTCAGCAGGCAGCGCTGGTGCTGATGGGGGCGCTTCTGCTCGCGACCGTGATGCTGGCGCCGCAGGGCTTTGTGCTCGGCATCGGCAAGCTCGTTGTCGACTGGTGGACCAGGCGTCAGCGGCGCGAGCCGGCGTCCACGTTGGCCGACGCCGGCCGCCTGCAATCGGATGAGACTTGA
- a CDS encoding ABC transporter ATP-binding protein, with protein MTLVDVKGVSKRFGGLTAVSDVDLTVNAGEVHCLIGPNGAGKSTLFKLIVGLYPPTKGSIFFDSVDITNERPYARVQRGMSIKMQAPSVFKELPVRQNIQIALQERLSGAERGTEEERLLTLLNLAADSGKLAGELSHGQQQWLEIGMALALRPQLLLLDEPTAGMSPEETYKTGELIKSFNAEGMTVLVVEHDMAFVRQVAQRVTVLHLGRIFARGSLDAILQDEKVADIYLGQGHAH; from the coding sequence ATGACACTCGTCGATGTGAAAGGCGTCTCCAAGCGCTTCGGTGGATTGACCGCCGTTTCCGACGTCGATCTGACGGTCAATGCCGGCGAGGTTCACTGCCTGATCGGGCCCAATGGGGCAGGGAAGAGCACCTTGTTCAAGCTGATCGTCGGGCTCTACCCGCCGACCAAGGGCAGCATCTTCTTCGATTCCGTCGATATTACCAATGAGCGGCCCTATGCGCGGGTGCAGCGAGGCATGAGCATCAAGATGCAGGCGCCGAGCGTCTTCAAGGAGCTGCCGGTGCGCCAGAATATCCAGATCGCGCTCCAGGAGCGTCTTTCCGGCGCCGAACGCGGCACGGAAGAGGAGCGGCTGCTGACGCTGCTCAACCTGGCGGCGGACAGCGGGAAGCTGGCCGGTGAGCTGTCGCACGGCCAGCAGCAATGGCTCGAGATCGGGATGGCATTGGCGCTGCGGCCGCAGCTCCTGCTGCTGGACGAGCCGACCGCCGGCATGTCGCCGGAGGAGACCTACAAGACCGGCGAGCTGATCAAGTCGTTCAATGCCGAGGGCATGACGGTTCTCGTGGTCGAGCATGATATGGCCTTCGTGCGCCAGGTCGCGCAGCGCGTCACGGTGCTGCACCTCGGCAGGATCTTCGCGCGCGGCAGCCTCGATGCGATCCTGCAAGACGAGAAGGTCGCCGACATCTATCTGGGTCAGGGCCATGCCCACTGA
- a CDS encoding ABC transporter ATP-binding protein — protein sequence MPTERILDVSGLWAGYGATPILQSVNMSVSRGEIVGVIGRNGVGKSTLMRCLIGLLQTWRGTITFMEQDVTQLEADARARAGFGYIPQGRDVFPQMSVEENLQVGELIGGPDGKKLPELVYEYFPRLKERRRQIAGTMSGGEQQQLAIGRALIGNPTLMILDEPSEGIQPSIVQHICEALKSFRDELGTTIIFVEQNLDTILAIAQRCYIMEKGKITRSLAGEDVNADNVRAQLLL from the coding sequence ATGCCCACTGAGCGCATTCTGGATGTGTCGGGACTGTGGGCGGGCTACGGCGCGACGCCGATCCTGCAGAGCGTCAACATGTCGGTCTCGCGCGGCGAGATCGTCGGCGTCATCGGCCGCAACGGCGTCGGCAAGTCGACCCTGATGCGATGCCTCATCGGTTTGCTGCAGACCTGGCGCGGCACGATCACCTTCATGGAGCAGGATGTGACCCAGCTCGAGGCCGATGCAAGGGCGCGTGCCGGCTTCGGCTATATCCCGCAGGGCCGCGACGTCTTCCCGCAAATGAGCGTCGAGGAGAACCTGCAGGTCGGCGAACTGATCGGCGGACCTGACGGCAAGAAGCTACCGGAGCTGGTCTACGAGTATTTTCCGCGATTGAAGGAGCGCCGGCGTCAGATCGCGGGCACCATGTCGGGCGGCGAGCAGCAGCAGCTCGCCATTGGGCGTGCGTTGATCGGCAATCCGACCCTGATGATCCTCGACGAGCCGTCCGAAGGTATCCAGCCGTCGATCGTGCAGCATATTTGCGAGGCACTGAAATCCTTCCGCGACGAGCTCGGGACGACGATCATCTTCGTCGAGCAGAACCTCGACACGATCCTGGCAATCGCCCAGCGCTGCTACATCATGGAGAAAGGCAAGATCACCCGATCACTGGCTGGAGAGGACGTCAACGCGGACAATGTCCGCGCGCAATTGTTGCTTTGA
- a CDS encoding SDR family NAD(P)-dependent oxidoreductase, which produces MDLGLKGAKVLVTGSTRGIGRAIADTFAAEGANVGICARKQADVDSAVAAIKAKGVAAFGSAVDVSNGAALKAWVADMASKLGSIDVVVANVSALSIGQDEESWEKEFSTDMMGTVRLVNAAMPYLEKSAAAAIVTISSVSGREVDFASGPYGTFKAAIIHYTQGLAYQLAAKGIRANSVSPGNTYFEGGVWNMIKDNNPELYRSALALNPTGRMGTPQEMANAAVFLASRAASFITGTNLVVDGALTRGVQF; this is translated from the coding sequence ATGGATCTGGGACTTAAGGGAGCAAAGGTTCTTGTCACCGGCAGCACCAGGGGGATCGGCAGGGCAATTGCCGACACCTTCGCTGCCGAAGGCGCCAATGTCGGAATTTGCGCGCGCAAGCAGGCCGATGTGGACAGCGCGGTTGCCGCGATCAAGGCCAAGGGCGTTGCAGCGTTCGGCAGCGCCGTCGATGTCTCGAACGGTGCCGCGCTCAAGGCGTGGGTCGCTGACATGGCATCCAAGCTCGGCAGCATCGATGTGGTGGTCGCCAATGTCAGCGCGTTGTCGATCGGGCAGGACGAGGAGAGCTGGGAGAAGGAGTTCTCCACCGACATGATGGGGACGGTGCGTCTGGTCAATGCGGCGATGCCCTATTTGGAAAAGAGCGCGGCGGCGGCGATCGTGACCATCTCCAGCGTCTCGGGGCGTGAAGTCGATTTTGCCAGCGGCCCTTACGGCACCTTCAAGGCGGCGATCATCCACTACACACAGGGGCTGGCCTACCAACTCGCCGCCAAGGGCATACGGGCGAACTCGGTGTCGCCGGGCAACACCTATTTCGAAGGTGGCGTCTGGAACATGATCAAGGACAACAATCCCGAGCTGTACAGGTCAGCGCTGGCGCTCAACCCGACCGGCCGCATGGGCACGCCGCAGGAGATGGCGAACGCCGCCGTGTTTCTTGCAAGCCGCGCGGCAAGCTTCATCACGGGGACGAACCTGGTGGTGGACGGTGCCTTGACGCGCGGCGTCCAGTTCTAG
- a CDS encoding amidase encodes MSADPLHYKSITEIAELLRRREARPSEITEEILNRVARLDGKFHGYALVLAERAMAQARRYDDEIAKGIWRGPLHGVPIGLKDLCYTTFAPTAGGTTIHAKFVPSFNATIVDRLERAGAVTLGKLKMTEGAYTSHHPDNQAPLNPWNTNYWVGSSSTGSGVATSAGLCYGAIGSDTGGSIRFPSATCGLTGIKPTWGRVSRHGIFSLAGSLDHVGPMCRSAADAGAMLGVIAGADVNDPTALRAAVPNYLAGIGDGIRGLRIGVDRRYTQDGIDPQVVVALLEAERALADLGAEIREVKFPSYEKLVSMWIPMCSVETAEAHLETYPARKLEYGPDLALLIEQGRSVSGVEIAAIHHERLIFSGSLAALFSDIDLLLVPTMPVPIPTLAKMSEYGADPSILLSILRFTAVFDFSGSPTITLPMGMASDHMPLSMQLVGPHLSEDVLARAGHAFQSATDWHTRRPPVD; translated from the coding sequence ATGTCAGCGGATCCGTTGCACTACAAGTCCATCACTGAAATCGCCGAACTGCTTCGCCGCAGGGAGGCGCGTCCTTCGGAGATCACCGAGGAAATCCTGAACCGGGTCGCACGGCTCGACGGGAAGTTTCACGGCTATGCCTTGGTCCTCGCGGAGCGGGCCATGGCGCAGGCAAGGCGCTACGATGACGAGATCGCCAAAGGCATCTGGCGCGGCCCGCTTCACGGCGTCCCGATCGGGCTGAAGGACCTCTGCTACACGACGTTCGCGCCGACCGCGGGCGGCACCACGATCCATGCCAAGTTCGTGCCGTCCTTCAATGCGACGATCGTGGATCGGCTGGAGCGTGCCGGCGCGGTGACGCTCGGCAAGCTCAAGATGACGGAAGGCGCCTATACGAGCCATCACCCCGATAATCAGGCGCCGCTCAATCCGTGGAATACGAATTATTGGGTCGGCTCCTCGTCGACCGGGTCGGGCGTGGCAACCTCGGCGGGGCTCTGCTACGGCGCGATCGGCAGCGACACCGGAGGTTCGATCAGGTTTCCGTCGGCGACCTGCGGGTTGACCGGGATCAAGCCGACCTGGGGGCGGGTCAGCCGGCACGGCATTTTTTCGCTGGCGGGTTCGCTCGATCATGTCGGGCCGATGTGCCGGAGCGCGGCGGATGCCGGGGCAATGCTCGGCGTCATCGCAGGCGCCGATGTCAATGATCCGACCGCCCTGCGGGCAGCCGTGCCGAACTATCTGGCCGGAATTGGAGACGGCATCCGCGGCCTGAGGATCGGGGTGGACCGCAGATACACCCAGGACGGGATCGACCCGCAAGTCGTCGTCGCCCTGCTGGAAGCCGAGCGCGCCCTTGCTGATCTCGGCGCTGAGATCCGCGAGGTTAAATTCCCTTCCTACGAGAAGCTCGTCAGCATGTGGATTCCGATGTGCTCGGTGGAGACAGCGGAAGCACATCTCGAAACCTATCCGGCGCGCAAGTTGGAGTATGGCCCGGACCTCGCGCTGCTGATCGAGCAGGGCAGATCTGTCAGTGGTGTGGAGATCGCTGCCATTCATCACGAGCGGCTCATATTCTCCGGCAGCCTTGCCGCATTGTTTTCGGACATCGACCTGCTGCTCGTCCCGACCATGCCGGTCCCGATACCGACGCTTGCGAAGATGAGCGAATATGGCGCCGATCCAAGCATATTGCTCAGCATCCTGCGCTTCACCGCCGTCTTCGACTTCAGCGGCAGCCCGACGATCACCCTGCCGATGGGGATGGCATCGGATCACATGCCGTTGAGCATGCAACTGGTCGGGCCGCATCTGTCCGAGGATGTCCTTGCGCGCGCCGGTCATGCCTTCCAGTCGGCGACGGACTGGCATACGCGGCGGCCTCCGGTCGACTGA